A region of Beijerinckia sp. 28-YEA-48 DNA encodes the following proteins:
- the rpsO gene encoding 30S ribosomal protein S15, with the protein MSITAERKQELVKEYATKANDTGSPEVQVAILTERIANLTGHFKTHVKDNHSRRGLLKLVSQRRQLLDYVKKQDEPRYKTLIERLGIRR; encoded by the coding sequence ATGTCGATTACTGCTGAACGCAAGCAGGAGCTTGTGAAGGAATACGCCACCAAGGCCAATGACACCGGCTCGCCCGAGGTCCAGGTCGCTATCCTGACCGAGCGTATCGCCAACCTGACCGGCCACTTCAAAACCCACGTGAAGGACAACCATTCGCGTCGCGGTCTGTTGAAGCTGGTCTCCCAGCGCCGCCAGCTTCTCGATTACGTCAAGAAGCAGGACGAGCCGCGTTACAAGACGCTCATCGAGCGCCTCGGCATTCGTCGCTAA
- a CDS encoding SH3 domain-containing protein, which translates to MRKTALLVAAGLSAVLATEALAAGDRCKVTDPTGTPLNVRTAPQGKVVGKLPNGAQVQMTATDSDAGGRTWAFISRMDGRPVGWVYREFVSCY; encoded by the coding sequence ATGAGAAAGACCGCACTCTTAGTCGCTGCTGGCCTCAGCGCCGTTTTGGCCACCGAAGCCCTTGCCGCAGGTGATCGCTGCAAGGTCACCGATCCCACCGGAACGCCGCTCAATGTGCGGACCGCGCCCCAGGGCAAGGTCGTCGGCAAACTGCCCAATGGCGCGCAGGTGCAGATGACGGCGACGGACAGTGATGCCGGGGGCCGCACCTGGGCCTTCATCAGCCGGATGGACGGGCGCCCGGTCGGCTGGGTCTATCGCGAATTCGTCAGCTGCTACTGA